The following proteins come from a genomic window of Varunaivibrio sulfuroxidans:
- a CDS encoding 50S ribosomal protein L11 methyltransferase: MAHAQAQKVWRVEIRVPRDVVAQFEGALEPYCQVITWYVEDDAASWRMEGFCADAPSDDALAAALSRAAKANAVPCPAFAVQCQQSDDWVAENQKQFPPFSVGRFFIHGTHFDAAAPVGKMAMCINPGAAFGSGQHATTAGCLRALDDLAKERKFARPLDMGCGSGILAMAMARLWRVRVIAVDIDPIAIPVTVENAGRNALGRYVRAFQSHGYRSRGVCRGGPYDLIVSNILARPLMKMANALECHLAPGGVAVLSGLLERDTSRVLEAYRRRGLFLMRKISMDGWDTLVLSRPGGAPWGRPSPPGACPRPDGSFRASIPGKK; the protein is encoded by the coding sequence ATGGCCCACGCACAAGCACAGAAAGTATGGCGGGTCGAGATTCGCGTGCCGCGCGATGTCGTCGCCCAGTTTGAAGGCGCGCTCGAGCCCTATTGTCAGGTAATTACCTGGTACGTCGAGGACGATGCCGCTTCCTGGCGTATGGAGGGATTTTGCGCCGACGCGCCCTCCGACGACGCCCTTGCCGCGGCGTTGAGCCGGGCGGCGAAGGCGAATGCCGTGCCCTGTCCGGCGTTTGCCGTGCAATGCCAGCAAAGCGACGACTGGGTCGCGGAAAATCAAAAACAGTTTCCACCGTTTTCCGTCGGGCGATTTTTTATCCACGGCACGCATTTTGACGCCGCCGCTCCGGTTGGAAAAATGGCGATGTGCATAAATCCGGGGGCGGCGTTCGGATCCGGCCAACATGCGACGACGGCGGGATGCCTGCGCGCCTTGGACGATCTGGCCAAAGAACGCAAGTTCGCTCGTCCGCTGGATATGGGGTGCGGTTCGGGTATCTTGGCGATGGCGATGGCGCGGTTATGGCGGGTGCGGGTTATCGCCGTCGATATCGATCCCATCGCCATTCCCGTTACCGTGGAAAACGCCGGGCGCAATGCTCTCGGGCGCTACGTGCGCGCCTTTCAAAGCCATGGGTATCGTTCTCGTGGCGTTTGCCGAGGCGGCCCTTACGACCTTATCGTATCGAATATTCTGGCGCGGCCTTTAATGAAGATGGCCAACGCGTTAGAGTGCCATCTAGCGCCGGGAGGCGTGGCTGTTTTATCCGGGCTTTTGGAGCGCGACACGTCCCGTGTTTTGGAAGCCTATCGCAGGCGGGGGCTCTTTTTAATGAGAAAAATCAGCATGGATGGATGGGACACCCTGGTTTTATCGCGTCCGGGCGGGGCGCCGTGGGGCCGCCCCTCTCCGCCGGGCGCATGCCCCCGCCCGGACGGATCGTTTAGGGCGTCAATCCCCGGGAAAAAGTGA
- a CDS encoding sensor domain-containing protein, which yields MHERQDMHFLIISAQPETVARVKDALGWMAEGGVRTAHSLGEALDILKGRDADTIGGLIVDPKFADRAPDEGLIELRRVAPKKMLLAILRAGGVRIAPKPMSAVIDHVLDMDGLTHEKMVWAVQFAEHRRKKSDVRLRNSRRYRHFTLASTDWLWEMDSELRFSYLSPHFEAATGLQTSAVIGLSRPDLIRSVREPGAYEAHLEQLRKHEPFSNFQYVTEIADGKEAVFELSGVPVFSSDGSFEGYRGTGANVTERIRAEERERENAENLRAFLNATPDPAALIDLDFKVLLVNDAMARWRQKPAQAILGETFFDHPQAKLNRQRLSWIREVIARRNPVKGVVTVRGAWFEDNYYPVFDDTGKVTRIAIYARNISAERAALEDLRRSEMRFTKAFMASPNLMVISTLKDGVHFDVNDAWINTLGYSREEALGHTAQEIGVWPSLGERERFVQAFHANQGAFRDLEVQFCCKSGEIRDFLLSGEKINLDDSEDDLVLLVAHDITERKRVEKQLRLGATVYDNTTEAIMVSDSDNNIIDVNPAFTTITGYSREEGIGRKPSMLQSGRHDKAFYEAMWTTLLAQGNWQGEVWNRRKNGELYPEWLSISVIENGAGAVDSYVALFSDISKLKQDEERIRYQANYDALTGLPNRTLFMDRLWQTLEISRRENRMAALMFIDLDHFKLINDTLGHAAGDMLLQEVSRRLTNCVRGEDTVSRLGGDEFTITLPSIAKEMAATVVSGKVLAALSEPLFIDGAEVHVTASIGITLFPRDGDTPEELLKNADAAMYRAKDVGRNTYQFFTMELQEQVLERMLLEREMRHAITRDELELYYQPLVCVQRGRVIGAEVLLRWNHAVRGQIAPADFIPLAEETGLIVDIGKWVLEQACARLARWNEEGIAPDKLAINLSVRQFKQGNLLEIIQDVMERHSVGGHLLEMEITESLLADDSTNIMGTLKALRGMGVQLSIDDFGTGYSSFAYLKMFPIDTIKIDRAFICDMTEKEESASIVRAIIAMSHSLNLKVVGEGVEHLTQFDFLRELGCDLAQGYYLGRPMCAVDFEASLRSPTLDCVGDKNRVRAAEGNADT from the coding sequence ATGCACGAGCGTCAGGACATGCATTTTCTGATTATCTCCGCGCAACCGGAAACGGTCGCGAGAGTCAAGGACGCCTTGGGGTGGATGGCCGAGGGTGGCGTGCGCACGGCGCACAGTCTGGGCGAGGCGCTGGATATCCTCAAAGGGCGCGACGCCGACACAATCGGTGGGTTGATCGTCGATCCCAAGTTTGCCGATCGCGCGCCCGATGAAGGATTGATCGAACTGCGCCGGGTGGCTCCAAAAAAAATGCTCCTGGCGATTTTGCGGGCGGGCGGGGTGCGCATCGCGCCCAAGCCGATGTCGGCGGTGATCGACCATGTTTTGGATATGGATGGCCTTACTCATGAAAAAATGGTGTGGGCCGTCCAATTCGCCGAGCACAGGCGTAAAAAATCCGACGTGCGTCTGCGCAACTCTCGGCGCTATCGCCACTTCACCCTGGCATCGACAGATTGGCTGTGGGAGATGGATAGCGAGCTACGGTTCAGCTATCTCTCGCCACATTTCGAGGCGGCGACGGGGTTGCAAACCAGCGCGGTGATCGGCCTATCGCGCCCCGATCTGATTCGCTCTGTGCGCGAACCGGGGGCTTACGAAGCCCATCTTGAGCAATTGCGTAAACACGAACCCTTCAGCAATTTTCAATATGTGACCGAAATTGCCGATGGCAAGGAGGCGGTTTTTGAATTGAGCGGGGTTCCCGTATTCTCCAGCGACGGTTCTTTCGAAGGTTACCGGGGGACCGGCGCCAATGTCACCGAACGCATTCGGGCCGAGGAGCGGGAGCGGGAAAACGCGGAAAACCTGCGGGCGTTTCTCAATGCGACCCCGGATCCCGCGGCCCTGATCGATCTCGATTTCAAGGTTCTGCTCGTCAACGACGCGATGGCGCGCTGGCGGCAAAAACCTGCCCAAGCTATTCTTGGAGAGACTTTTTTCGATCACCCCCAGGCAAAGCTAAACCGGCAGCGTCTGTCGTGGATTCGTGAGGTGATCGCCCGGCGCAACCCGGTCAAAGGGGTGGTGACGGTGCGCGGGGCGTGGTTCGAGGATAACTACTATCCGGTTTTCGATGACACCGGAAAGGTTACGCGGATCGCCATCTACGCACGTAATATTTCCGCCGAACGCGCGGCATTGGAGGATTTGCGCCGTTCGGAAATGCGCTTCACCAAGGCCTTCATGGCCAGTCCCAATCTGATGGTGATTTCGACACTGAAGGACGGCGTGCATTTCGATGTCAATGACGCCTGGATCAATACGCTAGGGTACAGCCGGGAAGAGGCGCTTGGCCACACCGCCCAGGAAATCGGCGTTTGGCCCAGTCTCGGAGAACGTGAACGCTTCGTTCAGGCCTTTCACGCCAACCAGGGCGCATTTCGCGACTTGGAGGTGCAATTTTGCTGCAAATCCGGGGAAATTCGAGATTTCTTGCTGTCGGGTGAAAAAATCAATCTCGACGATAGCGAAGACGATCTCGTTCTTCTGGTCGCACACGATATCACGGAACGCAAAAGGGTCGAAAAACAACTGCGCCTAGGCGCGACGGTTTACGATAATACAACCGAAGCGATCATGGTTAGCGACAGCGACAATAACATCATCGACGTCAACCCGGCTTTCACCACGATCACCGGTTACAGTCGCGAGGAAGGCATCGGCCGCAAGCCGAGCATGCTTCAGTCCGGGCGTCACGACAAAGCCTTCTACGAGGCGATGTGGACGACGCTTCTTGCGCAGGGCAATTGGCAGGGCGAGGTCTGGAACCGGCGTAAAAACGGCGAACTCTATCCCGAATGGCTGTCCATTTCGGTGATCGAAAACGGCGCGGGCGCGGTCGATAGTTATGTCGCCTTGTTCAGCGACATCAGCAAGCTCAAACAGGATGAAGAGCGTATTCGTTATCAGGCCAATTACGACGCCTTGACGGGGTTGCCCAACCGAACGTTGTTCATGGACAGGCTGTGGCAGACCTTGGAGATTTCGCGCCGGGAAAATCGCATGGCGGCGCTGATGTTCATCGACTTGGACCACTTCAAGCTGATTAACGACACTCTGGGTCATGCCGCCGGCGACATGCTGTTGCAGGAGGTCTCGCGCCGTTTGACCAACTGCGTGCGCGGCGAGGATACGGTGTCGCGTCTGGGCGGTGACGAATTCACCATCACGCTGCCGTCGATCGCCAAGGAGATGGCGGCGACAGTGGTTTCGGGCAAGGTTCTCGCCGCCCTGAGCGAGCCGCTGTTCATCGACGGCGCCGAGGTGCATGTTACGGCCAGCATCGGCATTACGCTGTTTCCTCGCGATGGCGACACCCCCGAGGAGTTGCTCAAAAACGCCGACGCCGCGATGTATCGGGCCAAGGACGTGGGACGCAACACCTACCAGTTTTTTACGATGGAACTGCAAGAGCAGGTGCTCGAACGGATGCTTCTCGAGCGCGAGATGCGTCATGCCATCACCCGCGATGAACTCGAACTGTACTATCAACCCCTGGTCTGCGTGCAGCGGGGCAGGGTCATCGGGGCCGAGGTGTTGTTGCGCTGGAACCATGCCGTGCGCGGCCAGATCGCGCCCGCCGATTTCATTCCCCTCGCCGAGGAGACCGGGCTGATCGTCGATATTGGGAAGTGGGTTCTGGAGCAGGCTTGCGCCAGGCTTGCACGATGGAACGAGGAGGGCATCGCCCCCGACAAACTGGCGATCAATTTGTCGGTGCGTCAGTTCAAGCAAGGCAACCTCTTGGAAATTATCCAGGACGTCATGGAAAGGCACAGCGTCGGTGGGCACCTTTTGGAAATGGAAATCACCGAATCCCTGCTTGCCGACGACTCCACAAATATCATGGGGACCTTGAAAGCCTTGCGCGGAATGGGCGTGCAGTTGTCGATCGACGATTTCGGCACCGGCTATTCGTCGTTCGCCTATTTGAAGATGTTTCCCATCGACACCATAAAAATCGACAGAGCCTTCATCTGCGACATGACGGAAAAAGAGGAGAGCGCCTCGATCGTGCGGGCGATCATCGCCATGTCGCACAGCCTTAATCTGAAGGTCGTCGGCGAGGGGGTCGAGCATCTGACGCAATTCGACTTCCTGCGTGAATTGGGTTGCGATCTTGCGCAGGGGTATTATCTGGGACGACCAATGTGCGCGGTCGATTTCGAGGCCTCGCTGCGCAGCCCGACCCTCGATTGCGTCGGGGATAAAAACCGCGTGCGCGCGGCCGAGGGGAACGCCGACACTTAA
- a CDS encoding AzlD domain-containing protein yields the protein MIALNDHWPWIVLACSALATYASRFLGAALSGRISPQSAAFAWVSCVTYALLAALIVRMILFPMGALASTGLGTRLGTAAIAFIVFAVSRGNLLLSLTIGVGVFVYVLW from the coding sequence ATGATCGCCTTGAACGACCATTGGCCGTGGATCGTGCTGGCGTGCAGCGCGTTGGCGACCTACGCCTCTCGCTTTTTGGGCGCCGCGCTGTCGGGACGCATTTCCCCCCAATCGGCGGCCTTCGCGTGGGTATCGTGCGTCACCTACGCCTTGTTGGCGGCGCTGATCGTCCGCATGATTTTGTTCCCCATGGGCGCGCTGGCGTCCACGGGATTGGGAACGCGCCTGGGCACGGCCGCGATCGCCTTTATCGTTTTCGCCGTGTCGCGCGGAAATCTTTTGCTAAGCCTGACCATCGGGGTTGGGGTCTTTGTTTATGTGTTGTGGTAA
- a CDS encoding AzlC family ABC transporter permease produces MTHAPLHPYATIKNAFWGGLRDALGTPAIVLGASMVGFGSLMQEDGWTIWHGLFSTITTWALPGQIAMVELYHAGASLFVIVLAVGLTNARLLPLTVTLFPIIRNPTTPKWVYYPLAHLVAATGWIGAMRRNPTLPREQRLPYFAGFALLLWGVSQFAFVFGFYLSRSVPLPVSLGLMFLNPLYFALLFTQDLRHRGRILSLLLGALSGPVLYKIIPDWSLLIAGLGAGTLAFAVDRALPARGPRTRSAAKADDA; encoded by the coding sequence ATGACGCACGCACCCCTGCACCCCTACGCCACGATTAAGAACGCCTTTTGGGGCGGCCTACGCGATGCCCTGGGCACCCCCGCGATCGTCCTTGGCGCAAGCATGGTAGGCTTTGGATCGTTGATGCAGGAAGATGGCTGGACGATCTGGCACGGCCTGTTTTCGACCATCACCACATGGGCCCTGCCCGGGCAAATCGCGATGGTCGAACTGTATCACGCCGGAGCGTCGCTGTTCGTCATCGTTCTCGCGGTGGGGCTGACCAATGCCCGACTTTTACCCCTGACGGTGACCCTATTTCCGATAATCCGCAATCCAACCACCCCGAAATGGGTCTATTATCCGCTCGCCCATCTCGTCGCCGCGACGGGATGGATTGGAGCCATGCGCCGCAACCCCACGCTTCCGCGCGAGCAACGCTTGCCTTATTTCGCCGGTTTCGCGCTGTTGTTGTGGGGGGTGTCTCAATTCGCCTTCGTCTTCGGGTTTTATCTGTCACGATCGGTTCCCCTGCCGGTTTCGCTGGGCCTGATGTTTCTCAATCCGTTGTATTTCGCCTTGTTGTTCACGCAGGACCTACGCCATCGCGGGCGAATTTTATCGCTCCTCCTAGGTGCGCTTAGCGGGCCCGTGCTTTATAAAATCATCCCCGATTGGAGCCTTCTCATCGCCGGACTGGGCGCGGGTACCTTGGCCTTCGCGGTGGATCGCGCGTTACCCGCAAGGGGTCCGCGGACCCGTTCCGCCGCCAAGGCGGACGACGCATGA
- a CDS encoding iron-containing alcohol dehydrogenase, translating into MPSPRAPLPPFTIARLPRLVFGAGTIAQLPGEIAALGRRVLIVTGGRSFMEGPHCAPLLAEVTRSGAKYFQLAIAGEPSPELIDDAVRQYKGAGVEAVVGIGGGSALDGAKAIAGLLTSGDSVMDFLEGVGPERPYRGPALPFIAVPTTAGTGSEATKNAVLGRHGPEGFKKSFRSDALVARLAIVDPDLLFSCPKSVVAANAMDAFTQLLESLVSTRANVMTRALAWSGLEAFNDGLWTAWRSADGDTPTPRRSHALQRLAYAAMISGICLAQTGLGSVHGLAAPLGAFFQIPHGVACAAVLAAATMVNIEALRERDPENPALDLYARAGTLIGGGEDDTPPGDPLEALCVTLRGWTETLNIPRLGHFGVGPDDIARLVANSRGSSMKTNPVALSDAEIAAIVRRSL; encoded by the coding sequence CCTCGTGTTCGGGGCGGGGACCATCGCCCAATTGCCCGGCGAGATCGCGGCCCTGGGGCGGCGGGTTTTGATCGTCACCGGGGGGCGATCGTTCATGGAGGGACCGCACTGCGCCCCGCTGCTGGCCGAAGTGACGAGATCCGGCGCTAAATATTTCCAACTCGCGATTGCCGGTGAGCCGTCGCCCGAGTTGATCGACGACGCCGTACGCCAATATAAGGGCGCCGGCGTCGAGGCGGTGGTCGGCATCGGCGGCGGCAGCGCCTTGGACGGGGCCAAGGCCATCGCCGGCCTGCTTACGAGCGGCGACAGCGTGATGGACTTTCTCGAAGGCGTCGGTCCCGAACGACCCTACCGCGGCCCCGCCCTGCCCTTTATCGCCGTGCCGACCACCGCGGGCACCGGTAGCGAGGCGACCAAGAACGCCGTGCTCGGTCGCCACGGACCGGAAGGGTTTAAAAAATCCTTCCGGTCCGACGCCCTTGTGGCGCGGCTGGCGATCGTCGATCCGGATTTATTGTTCTCGTGTCCGAAAAGCGTCGTCGCCGCCAACGCCATGGACGCCTTCACCCAACTTCTGGAATCGCTGGTTTCGACGCGCGCCAATGTGATGACACGGGCGCTCGCCTGGTCGGGACTAGAGGCTTTCAATGACGGTTTATGGACGGCCTGGCGAAGCGCCGACGGCGACACGCCGACGCCCCGGCGGAGCCACGCCTTGCAGCGCCTCGCCTATGCCGCGATGATTTCGGGGATTTGCCTGGCGCAGACCGGCCTCGGGTCCGTTCACGGTCTGGCCGCGCCATTAGGCGCGTTTTTTCAAATTCCCCATGGCGTCGCCTGCGCGGCGGTTCTGGCGGCGGCGACGATGGTAAATATCGAGGCCCTGCGCGAGCGCGACCCGGAGAACCCGGCCCTCGACCTGTACGCCCGCGCCGGAACGCTGATCGGCGGTGGCGAAGACGACACGCCCCCCGGCGACCCCCTGGAGGCGCTGTGCGTTACCCTGCGCGGGTGGACCGAAACCTTGAACATTCCCCGTCTGGGCCATTTTGGCGTGGGCCCGGACGATATCGCGCGGCTTGTCGCCAACAGCCGAGGATCGAGCATGAAGACAAATCCCGTCGCCTTAAGCGACGCGGAAATCGCCGCCATCGTCCGGCGCAGCCTTTGA